One Oscillospiraceae bacterium genomic region harbors:
- a CDS encoding alpha/beta hydrolase-fold protein, translating into MDNQLLQIKNRSCRIYGDTGAEYLLLQMADEHDFAGMAREVEAIHRQTAQPFLLAAVQVENWNDDLSPWPVPPVWGKQGFGGRAGDTLAWLEQAVPRIRRQYSIKEDGKAILGGYSLAGLFALWAETQTDALYGVAAASPSVWFPGWSEYEAAHPIQAQRVYLSLGDREEHTKNQTMAAVGDNIRTLHSALIQRGKACTLEWNTGGHFKDADLRTARAFAWVMEGK; encoded by the coding sequence ATGGATAACCAGTTATTGCAGATAAAAAACAGAAGCTGCCGTATCTATGGTGATACTGGCGCCGAATACTTGCTGCTGCAAATGGCGGACGAACACGATTTTGCCGGGATGGCGCGGGAAGTGGAAGCTATACATCGGCAAACCGCACAACCATTTTTGCTGGCCGCTGTCCAAGTCGAAAACTGGAACGATGATTTGTCGCCCTGGCCTGTGCCGCCTGTGTGGGGCAAGCAGGGCTTCGGCGGCAGGGCGGGGGACACGCTTGCATGGTTGGAACAGGCTGTGCCGCGCATCCGCCGACAGTATTCTATAAAGGAAGATGGCAAGGCTATTTTGGGCGGCTACTCACTGGCCGGGTTGTTTGCACTGTGGGCGGAAACACAGACAGATGCGCTGTATGGCGTGGCGGCGGCTTCTCCGTCCGTATGGTTTCCCGGCTGGTCAGAATACGAAGCAGCGCACCCTATCCAGGCGCAGCGTGTTTACCTCAGCCTTGGTGACCGCGAGGAACATACCAAAAATCAGACGATGGCGGCAGTAGGCGATAACATCCGTACCCTGCACAGCGCCTTGATCCAGCGCGGCAAAGCCTGCACGCTGGAATGGAACACGGGCGGTCACTTCAAAGATGCCGACCTACGGACCGCAAGGGCATTTGCTTGGGTTATGGAAGGAAAATAA
- a CDS encoding excisionase → MLKQPHCPFVLYAGSKKWGKRKEFEACLRSKLII, encoded by the coding sequence ATGCTCAAACAGCCCCACTGCCCTTTTGTGTTGTATGCGGGGTCAAAGAAATGGGGCAAACGCAAGGAATTTGAAGCCTGCCTCCGCAGCAAGCTGATCATTTAA
- a CDS encoding glucosylceramidase produces the protein MKEIQWRDSTPESVRQTGTPSAAKENLRLYGVAYTTMTANKHTTLFDGGVVKQVTTPLQVVADDDTQEVQLLNLYPDIRYQTIDGFGGAITEAAGSVLRQMPEETAEKILRGYFGPEGLRYSFVRTHLDSCDFSLGNYSAVTDPQDKEFKTFSLARDEKYILPYIRLAEQYAGHKIGVMLTPWSPPAFMKTNNDRNHGGKLLPEYADAWANYICRYIQEYENRGITVEYLTVQNEPHATQLWDSCRYTHEEEREFLEKHLYPALQKAGLGKIKINLWDHNKERLFECASTCVTASTNAMIDGFAFHWYSGDHFDAVRLVREQYPDKRLIFTEGCIEYSFRDKDQLKNAQIYAHDMIGNFNAGMNLFFDWNIVLDEKGGPNHVSNLCDAPIMCNPNTKEVEYKLSYYYIAQFSHYVLPGAKRIAATCYTDKLETVSFVNPDGTLAVVLLNRTEQCMPVTLRIKGSLVACEIEANSITTIVCAAKGAAID, from the coding sequence ATGAAAGAGATTCAATGGCGAGATTCGACCCCGGAGTCGGTTCGGCAGACGGGAACACCCAGCGCTGCAAAAGAAAATCTTCGTTTGTATGGCGTTGCATATACAACTATGACTGCAAATAAGCATACCACATTATTTGATGGCGGCGTCGTGAAGCAGGTCACTACCCCGTTGCAAGTTGTGGCAGACGATGATACACAAGAAGTCCAGCTGCTGAATCTCTACCCGGACATTCGCTATCAGACGATTGACGGCTTCGGCGGCGCCATTACCGAAGCTGCCGGTTCGGTGCTGCGGCAGATGCCGGAAGAAACAGCAGAAAAAATTCTGCGGGGATATTTTGGACCGGAGGGACTGCGGTACAGTTTTGTTCGCACCCATCTTGACAGCTGTGATTTCTCGCTGGGAAATTATTCTGCTGTGACGGATCCACAGGATAAAGAATTCAAGACCTTTTCGCTGGCACGAGACGAAAAATACATTCTGCCCTATATCCGGTTGGCAGAGCAGTATGCCGGTCATAAAATCGGTGTAATGCTTACGCCGTGGTCTCCGCCTGCGTTTATGAAAACCAACAACGACCGCAACCACGGCGGAAAGCTCCTGCCGGAGTATGCCGATGCGTGGGCAAACTATATCTGCCGCTATATTCAGGAATATGAAAACCGTGGCATCACGGTAGAATATTTGACTGTGCAGAATGAACCCCATGCCACACAGCTATGGGATAGCTGCCGCTACACGCATGAGGAAGAACGCGAATTTCTTGAAAAGCATCTGTACCCTGCATTGCAGAAAGCCGGATTGGGAAAAATCAAAATCAATCTGTGGGACCACAACAAAGAGCGTTTGTTCGAATGTGCAAGCACTTGTGTTACCGCAAGCACCAATGCAATGATTGACGGTTTCGCCTTCCATTGGTACAGCGGTGACCACTTCGATGCGGTACGCCTTGTGCGCGAGCAATATCCTGATAAACGGTTGATTTTTACGGAAGGATGCATTGAATATTCTTTTCGGGATAAAGATCAGCTAAAAAATGCGCAGATTTACGCACACGATATGATTGGAAATTTTAACGCCGGTATGAATCTGTTCTTTGATTGGAACATCGTGCTGGATGAAAAGGGCGGCCCGAACCACGTTTCCAATCTTTGCGATGCGCCGATCATGTGCAATCCAAATACAAAAGAAGTTGAGTATAAGTTATCGTACTACTACATTGCGCAGTTCAGCCATTATGTATTGCCGGGAGCAAAGCGGATTGCGGCAACCTGCTACACGGACAAGTTGGAGACAGTGTCCTTCGTGAATCCCGACGGCACATTGGCAGTCGTGCTGCTGAACCGAACGGAACAATGTATGCCGGTCACACTGCGCATCAAGGGCAGCCTTGTTGCCTGTGAGATCGAGGCCAACTCCATAACAACGATCGTATGTGCGGCCAAAGGCGCCGCCATCGACTGA
- a CDS encoding ROK family protein, translating to MLYLGVDLGGTNIKAALVNSEGEILCEANTPTNLPRPAEAVCDDIAALCLQLAEGKDVAGVGVGCPGTVDGGTVLYSNNLDWHDFAMEEYLAQKTGLPVAVGNDANVAALGEALAGCAKGAQSTVVVTLGTGVGAGVVLDGKLLTGYTGAASEAGHMVILDTADAPRCTCGRHGCLEALASATALIRMTKEARLAHPESALNVLAAKPEDVNGRTAFDAAAQGDAAAQQVVDTYIHYLAVGIANLINIFFPEVIGLSGGVANQGENLLKPLRAAVEPMVFGHDFAQKHTRITACTLGYRAGVIGAALLAKSRME from the coding sequence ATGTTGTATCTGGGCGTAGATCTTGGCGGCACAAACATCAAGGCCGCACTTGTGAACAGCGAGGGTGAAATTCTGTGCGAAGCCAACACCCCCACAAACCTGCCGCGCCCGGCGGAAGCTGTCTGCGATGACATTGCAGCGCTGTGCCTGCAGCTGGCGGAGGGAAAGGACGTTGCAGGTGTTGGTGTCGGATGCCCGGGAACTGTGGACGGCGGAACGGTGCTGTATTCCAACAACCTAGATTGGCATGATTTTGCAATGGAGGAATATCTGGCGCAAAAGACAGGTCTGCCGGTTGCCGTTGGTAATGATGCAAATGTTGCTGCATTGGGCGAGGCTCTTGCGGGCTGCGCTAAAGGCGCACAGAGTACCGTTGTCGTTACTTTGGGAACCGGCGTTGGTGCAGGCGTTGTACTGGATGGAAAACTGCTGACAGGCTACACCGGCGCCGCCTCCGAAGCCGGACACATGGTGATTCTTGATACAGCAGACGCCCCGCGCTGCACCTGCGGACGTCATGGATGCCTTGAGGCACTGGCCAGTGCCACCGCACTGATCCGCATGACAAAAGAAGCACGGCTTGCCCACCCGGAAAGTGCGCTGAACGTGCTGGCCGCAAAGCCGGAAGACGTGAACGGTCGCACGGCATTTGATGCCGCTGCGCAGGGGGATGCCGCCGCACAGCAGGTTGTGGATACCTACATTCATTATCTTGCGGTAGGCATTGCCAACCTGATTAACATCTTTTTCCCGGAGGTCATCGGGCTGTCCGGCGGTGTAGCCAACCAGGGTGAAAACCTGCTGAAGCCGCTGCGTGCCGCCGTGGAGCCCATGGTGTTCGGACATGATTTTGCCCAAAAACATACCCGCATTACAGCCTGCACGCTGGGCTACCGCGCAGGGGTCATCGGTGCAGCCCTGCTGGCCAAAAGCCGCATGGAATGA
- a CDS encoding phospho-sugar mutase — translation MDIKKEYERWLANATADADVAAELKTLDDAKIEDAFYRDLDFGTGGLRGVIGAGTNRMNIYTVAKASQGLADYLKKNFAEPSVAIGYDSRIKSDVFAKVAAGVFAANGVKVSIWPVLMPVPTVSFATRYLHTSAGVMVTASHNPSKYNGYKVYGADGCQITTEAAAEILAEIEKLDIFADVKTSDFEAGVTSGNIQYIPDEVYTAFVNEVKNQSVLFGEEVNKDVAIVYSPLNGTGLKPVTRTLKEMGYTNITVVKEQEQPDGNFPTCPYPNPEIKEAMALGMEYAKKCNADLLLATDPDCDRVGIAVKNKAGKYELLTGNQTGMLLLDYICCQRVKHGKMPTDPVMIKTIVTMDMGEQIATHYGLRTINVLTGFKFIGEQIGKLEKQGRADSYVFGFEESYGYLTGSYVRDKDGVDGAYMICEMFSYYATKGISLLDKLDELYKTYGYCLNTLHSYEFDGSAGFAKMQSIMQAFRGNIKAFGGKKVVKLLDYAYGLDGLPKSEVLKFLLEDNCSIVVRPSGTEPKLKIYISVSAENREAAEKVECEIVKDAEKWFA, via the coding sequence ATGGACATCAAAAAAGAATATGAGCGATGGCTTGCTAATGCAACGGCAGATGCCGATGTTGCCGCCGAACTGAAAACGCTGGACGATGCCAAAATCGAGGATGCCTTCTACCGTGACCTTGACTTTGGCACGGGTGGTCTGCGCGGCGTAATCGGTGCAGGCACCAACCGCATGAACATTTACACGGTCGCAAAAGCATCGCAGGGCTTGGCTGACTATCTGAAGAAAAACTTTGCAGAGCCTTCTGTGGCAATCGGCTATGACAGCCGCATCAAGAGCGACGTGTTCGCAAAAGTCGCTGCTGGTGTTTTTGCAGCCAATGGGGTCAAGGTGAGTATCTGGCCTGTTCTGATGCCGGTGCCTACCGTGTCCTTTGCGACCCGTTATCTGCATACCTCTGCGGGTGTCATGGTCACCGCTTCCCATAACCCCAGCAAATACAACGGCTACAAGGTTTACGGCGCAGATGGCTGCCAGATTACCACTGAGGCTGCTGCGGAGATTCTTGCCGAAATCGAGAAGCTGGACATTTTTGCAGACGTCAAGACTAGCGATTTTGAAGCAGGTGTTACAAGCGGCAACATCCAGTACATCCCGGACGAAGTCTATACCGCATTTGTGAATGAGGTCAAGAATCAGTCTGTCCTGTTTGGCGAAGAAGTCAATAAGGATGTGGCTATTGTTTACAGCCCGCTGAACGGCACCGGCCTGAAGCCTGTGACCCGCACACTGAAGGAGATGGGCTACACCAACATCACCGTGGTCAAGGAGCAGGAGCAGCCGGACGGGAACTTCCCGACTTGCCCGTACCCGAATCCGGAGATTAAAGAAGCTATGGCACTGGGCATGGAGTATGCCAAAAAGTGCAATGCGGATTTACTGCTTGCCACCGACCCGGACTGCGATCGTGTGGGCATTGCAGTCAAGAACAAGGCGGGTAAATATGAACTGCTGACCGGAAACCAGACAGGTATGCTGTTACTGGATTATATTTGCTGCCAGCGTGTGAAACACGGCAAGATGCCCACTGACCCGGTTATGATCAAAACCATCGTGACGATGGATATGGGCGAGCAAATCGCTACCCATTATGGTTTGCGGACAATCAATGTGCTGACGGGATTCAAGTTTATCGGTGAGCAGATTGGCAAGCTGGAAAAGCAGGGCAGGGCAGACAGCTATGTGTTCGGCTTTGAGGAAAGCTACGGCTACCTGACCGGCTCCTACGTCCGCGATAAGGACGGCGTGGACGGTGCTTACATGATCTGCGAGATGTTCAGCTACTACGCCACCAAGGGCATCAGCCTGCTGGATAAGCTGGACGAGCTGTACAAGACCTATGGCTACTGCCTGAACACCCTGCACAGCTACGAGTTCGACGGCAGCGCCGGTTTTGCCAAGATGCAGAGCATTATGCAGGCATTCCGCGGCAATATCAAAGCGTTTGGCGGTAAGAAGGTTGTAAAGCTGCTGGATTATGCTTATGGCCTGGACGGGCTGCCCAAGTCTGAAGTGCTGAAGTTCCTGCTGGAAGATAACTGCTCTATTGTCGTGCGTCCCTCCGGCACGGAGCCGAAACTGAAAATTTACATTTCTGTCAGTGCCGAAAACAGAGAAGCTGCTGAAAAGGTCGAATGTGAAATTGTGAAAGACGCCGAGAAGTGGTTTGCTTAA
- a CDS encoding sigma-70 family RNA polymerase sigma factor → MLVFYLAALDSDDNKNKFETIYRKYYRFMLHTAAGIIKNPTLAEDAVHETFVQLLREIDTLRIDNERALKSYLYIVTRERSIDFLRKWERRGTRPDYESLAAALDHYVEPEEVALTNLQLDRAIALL, encoded by the coding sequence GTGCTTGTTTTCTATCTTGCTGCGCTGGACAGCGATGACAATAAAAATAAATTTGAAACGATTTACCGCAAATACTACCGCTTTATGCTGCACACTGCCGCGGGCATTATCAAAAATCCCACGCTGGCCGAGGATGCCGTACATGAAACCTTTGTGCAGCTGCTGCGCGAGATCGACACCCTGCGCATCGACAACGAGCGGGCGCTGAAATCTTACCTTTACATCGTGACGCGGGAGCGGAGCATTGATTTTCTCCGCAAGTGGGAGCGCCGCGGCACCCGGCCCGACTACGAAAGCCTGGCCGCGGCCCTGGACCATTACGTTGAGCCGGAGGAAGTGGCGCTGACCAATCTGCAGCTGGACCGGGCCATCGCCCTGCTGTAA
- a CDS encoding class I mannose-6-phosphate isomerase produces the protein MNILKLTPSCKDYLWGGSRLRSDFGIKSDLNPLAEAWVLSCHPDGPSYLADGTTLADYVTAHPGCLGTDCEKFEQFPILTKFIDAKNNLSIQVHPSNEYALKNEHQYGKTEMWYVLDCEPGAFLYYGFDHEISKAEFEERIKNNTLTEVLNAVPVHKGDCFFIPAGTLHAICKGIVIAEVQQNSNVTYRVYDYGRVGADGKPRALHVEKALDVTLRTPPVKHDFGNHLAQGEYFTVDAKNGAFEDTADEKSFVSLLVTDGEGELTCGGETVVVKKGDSFFLPAGSGSYAVRGTCQTLVTRV, from the coding sequence ATGAATATACTGAAATTGACTCCCAGCTGCAAGGATTACCTGTGGGGCGGCAGCCGCCTGCGCAGTGACTTTGGCATCAAGAGCGATCTGAACCCGCTGGCCGAGGCGTGGGTGCTTTCCTGCCACCCGGACGGTCCCAGCTATCTGGCGGACGGCACAACGCTGGCGGACTATGTGACCGCCCACCCGGGCTGCCTTGGCACCGACTGCGAGAAGTTTGAACAGTTCCCAATCCTGACAAAGTTCATTGACGCAAAGAACAATCTGTCCATTCAGGTACACCCCTCCAACGAGTACGCGCTGAAAAACGAGCATCAGTACGGCAAGACCGAAATGTGGTATGTGCTGGACTGTGAGCCGGGTGCCTTCCTGTACTATGGCTTTGACCATGAAATCTCCAAGGCGGAGTTTGAGGAGCGCATCAAGAATAACACCCTGACCGAGGTGTTGAACGCCGTGCCGGTGCACAAGGGTGACTGCTTCTTTATTCCGGCCGGCACGCTGCACGCCATTTGCAAGGGCATTGTCATTGCCGAGGTACAGCAGAACTCCAACGTGACCTACCGTGTGTACGATTACGGCCGTGTGGGGGCGGACGGCAAGCCACGCGCCCTGCACGTGGAGAAGGCGTTGGACGTGACCCTGCGCACCCCGCCTGTCAAGCATGACTTCGGCAACCATCTGGCGCAGGGTGAATATTTCACCGTGGATGCCAAGAACGGCGCGTTTGAGGACACAGCGGACGAGAAGAGCTTTGTTTCGCTGCTCGTCACAGACGGCGAGGGTGAGCTGACCTGCGGTGGTGAGACCGTGGTCGTCAAGAAAGGCGACAGCTTCTTCCTGCCCGCAGGCAGCGGCAGCTATGCCGTGCGCGGTACCTGTCAGACCTTGGTGACAAGGGTGTGA
- a CDS encoding DUF4367 domain-containing protein: MKDDKLCISPDALIAMIVTEAQDRALAQMPGPEAPLGEVQASDAFLRRMDALVHTANRRATRQYGRLAIKRFLVALATVLSLFSCTLLPVKAVREAVVETLLEWHDQFVTVSFSDGDASPVPAFRASLSYIPQGFTLVEASDPAATQFYYAQYADDSGGSFDVIIAPINDTQAQINNEDAAYYSLQFDGHDAIWCVMNVDNSNVLVWESDRLAYSMMGNLDITELIKIAEGILLDTL; this comes from the coding sequence ATGAAGGATGACAAGCTCTGTATTTCCCCGGATGCCCTGATCGCCATGATCGTGACCGAAGCGCAGGACCGCGCCCTGGCCCAGATGCCCGGCCCCGAAGCGCCGCTGGGCGAGGTGCAGGCATCCGATGCGTTTTTGCGCAGGATGGATGCGCTGGTCCATACTGCCAACCGCAGGGCGACTCGGCAGTATGGACGGTTGGCGATCAAGCGGTTCCTGGTTGCTTTGGCCACGGTGCTGTCGCTGTTTTCCTGCACGCTGCTGCCCGTAAAGGCCGTGCGGGAGGCGGTGGTAGAGACCCTGCTGGAATGGCACGACCAGTTTGTGACGGTCTCCTTTTCGGATGGGGATGCCTCCCCCGTGCCCGCGTTTCGTGCATCGCTGTCCTATATTCCGCAGGGGTTCACGCTGGTAGAAGCCAGCGATCCGGCCGCCACGCAGTTTTATTATGCGCAGTATGCCGACGACTCAGGCGGCTCGTTTGATGTGATCATTGCGCCGATCAACGATACGCAGGCCCAGATAAACAACGAGGATGCGGCCTATTATTCCCTGCAATTTGACGGTCACGACGCAATTTGGTGCGTTATGAATGTTGACAATTCTAACGTTCTTGTGTGGGAAAGTGACCGTTTGGCTTACTCGATGATGGGCAATTTGGATATAACGGAGCTTATCAAAATTGCCGAGGGCATTTTGCTGGATACGCTATAA
- a CDS encoding glycoside hydrolase family 3 C-terminal domain-containing protein — MYPYQNPDLSTEERISDLMSRMTLEEKILQTDQYYSGDFTTQDENGKVTAVDMQRFDALMQHNSVGSVQLRGMTAAQANVVQRYAIENTRLGIPYLFSEEALHGLMTNNATSFPQQIGLAASFEPELGREMGHAIAAESRACGIHETYSPVMDLIRDPRYGRAEESYGEDTYLCAEFARETVLGMQGTDLTTPDTVAAEPKHYVGYGNPVGGLNCAPSTMGRHDVFSDCLPVFEAAFADGKACDAMCSYNSIDSIPVSMDHELLTDVLRGQFGMPGFVRSDLTAVSRLYDWHFIAETPEEAIRLGLEAGVDLQLYDFPHDVWQKAIAHLIESGSMKMSVLDTACRRVLRMKFALGLFENPYTDEKRADKILRCPEHLTTAEKIAEKSIVLLKNDGLLPIRKDLRSVAVIGPAADTVSYGDYTETRGRKGGVSVLDGIRAAVSPETEVLYERGCNFLGQALHPFGPSMLYDENGKAGLTGRYYNGPVPQGEPVQVRTDRTVNFNWIFALPHPALDANCFSVVWTGSVVMPRTMDGCIGLSTQDSMRLYVDDKLLIDGWGKDKSADQALDFHFEAGRTYKIRIEFVNDRRGARVIFGYSAGRENFPAAVEAARKADVAILCMGDNEETSGENFDRTDLNLPGRQLELVQAVYATGTPVVLVLQSGRPVTANWENDHLPAILEAWFPGEQGGTAIAKTLFGDAAPGGRLPITFPRSVGQIPCHYSRRPGGGKRYVEMDWLPLYPFGYGLTYTTFAYRDMALSRSVIDPQDTVTVSVTVTNTGKYTGDAVPQLYVRDMFSSVVKPERQLAAFRRLTLAPGESRRVELTVGPKQLRTLGPDYVWRVEPGKFELQLGDNAENILLRADLTVE, encoded by the coding sequence ATGTACCCATACCAGAACCCGGATCTTTCGACAGAAGAGCGCATCAGCGACCTGATGAGCCGGATGACCCTTGAAGAAAAGATCCTGCAGACAGATCAGTATTATTCCGGCGATTTTACAACGCAGGACGAAAACGGCAAGGTTACAGCCGTGGATATGCAGCGGTTTGATGCACTGATGCAGCACAATAGTGTCGGCAGTGTGCAACTGCGCGGTATGACTGCTGCCCAAGCCAATGTTGTGCAGCGGTATGCCATAGAAAACACACGTCTTGGCATCCCATACCTTTTTAGCGAGGAAGCACTGCATGGGCTGATGACAAACAACGCAACCAGTTTTCCGCAGCAAATTGGTCTGGCGGCAAGCTTTGAGCCTGAACTCGGGCGCGAGATGGGACACGCCATTGCGGCAGAGTCCCGGGCCTGCGGGATTCACGAAACATACAGCCCCGTCATGGATCTGATTCGTGATCCACGGTATGGTCGCGCGGAAGAATCCTATGGTGAGGACACATACCTTTGTGCTGAGTTTGCACGCGAAACCGTATTGGGTATGCAGGGGACAGACCTGACGACACCGGACACCGTGGCTGCCGAACCCAAGCACTACGTCGGCTACGGCAACCCTGTGGGGGGACTGAACTGCGCCCCCTCCACCATGGGACGGCACGATGTATTCAGCGACTGTCTGCCTGTCTTTGAAGCGGCTTTTGCAGACGGCAAAGCGTGCGACGCTATGTGCAGCTACAACTCCATCGACAGTATTCCGGTATCCATGGACCATGAGCTTTTAACGGATGTCCTGCGCGGGCAGTTTGGTATGCCGGGGTTTGTCCGCAGCGACCTGACGGCGGTTTCCCGCCTGTATGACTGGCACTTTATTGCCGAAACGCCGGAGGAGGCCATCCGCCTTGGTCTGGAAGCCGGCGTAGACTTGCAGCTTTACGACTTTCCGCATGATGTCTGGCAGAAAGCGATTGCCCACCTGATTGAAAGCGGTTCCATGAAGATGTCGGTGCTGGATACGGCGTGTCGGCGTGTGCTGCGTATGAAATTTGCACTGGGGTTGTTTGAAAATCCTTATACGGATGAAAAACGCGCCGATAAAATCCTGCGCTGCCCGGAACACCTGACCACCGCGGAAAAAATAGCGGAAAAATCCATCGTATTGCTCAAGAATGATGGCTTGCTGCCGATCAGAAAAGACCTGCGCAGCGTGGCAGTCATCGGTCCGGCAGCTGATACGGTTTCTTATGGCGACTATACCGAAACACGCGGCCGTAAAGGCGGGGTTTCTGTGCTGGACGGAATCCGTGCTGCAGTCAGCCCCGAAACCGAGGTGCTGTACGAGCGCGGCTGCAACTTTCTGGGGCAGGCGCTGCACCCGTTTGGTCCGTCCATGCTGTACGATGAAAACGGCAAAGCCGGGCTGACAGGCCGCTATTATAACGGACCTGTGCCGCAGGGCGAACCGGTGCAGGTTCGCACGGATCGTACCGTCAATTTCAACTGGATTTTCGCACTGCCGCATCCTGCACTGGATGCCAACTGTTTCAGCGTTGTCTGGACGGGTTCTGTGGTTATGCCCCGCACAATGGATGGCTGCATCGGGCTGAGTACGCAGGATAGTATGCGCCTGTACGTGGATGACAAACTGCTGATTGATGGCTGGGGCAAGGATAAGAGCGCTGACCAGGCATTGGATTTCCACTTTGAAGCCGGACGCACTTATAAAATCCGCATTGAGTTTGTCAACGACCGGCGGGGCGCCCGCGTGATTTTCGGGTACAGCGCCGGGCGGGAAAATTTCCCCGCAGCAGTGGAAGCCGCACGCAAAGCGGATGTCGCCATCCTTTGCATGGGCGACAACGAGGAGACCAGCGGCGAGAACTTTGACCGCACCGACCTGAACCTGCCCGGCAGACAGCTTGAGCTGGTACAGGCTGTTTATGCAACCGGAACCCCTGTGGTGCTGGTGCTGCAAAGCGGACGCCCCGTTACGGCGAATTGGGAAAACGATCATCTGCCTGCCATTCTGGAGGCGTGGTTCCCCGGTGAGCAGGGCGGCACCGCTATTGCAAAAACACTGTTTGGCGATGCAGCCCCGGGTGGACGGCTTCCCATCACATTCCCGCGCAGTGTCGGGCAGATTCCCTGCCATTACAGCCGGCGACCCGGCGGCGGAAAACGCTATGTGGAGATGGACTGGCTGCCGCTGTATCCGTTTGGCTACGGTCTGACCTACACAACATTTGCTTACCGCGATATGGCCCTGAGCCGCAGCGTGATCGACCCGCAGGACACGGTCACTGTCAGTGTCACGGTCACCAATACCGGCAAGTACACCGGCGATGCCGTGCCGCAGCTGTATGTGCGGGATATGTTCAGCTCCGTCGTAAAGCCGGAGCGCCAGCTGGCAGCTTTCCGCCGTCTGACGCTTGCGCCCGGTGAAAGCCGTCGGGTGGAACTGACTGTCGGACCAAAGCAGCTGCGTACCCTTGGTCCTGATTATGTATGGCGGGTAGAACCCGGAAAATTTGAACTCCAGCTTGGCGACAATGCAGAGAATATTCTGCTGCGCGCCGACCTGACCGTAGAGTAA
- a CDS encoding MFS transporter produces the protein MGWLYQLFFPAHTPTENELEMGRYRIIAEGAVAGVIYAVATGNFLAGYLSSLGASVSLCAAAAMIPSFGCVLQFISPFVFERMHHRKLAIWLMCVVFRLSVSSILLIPLALPDPGHARAVVLVLYTIGFFSAGLVTPGLEHMVLGIAPQGGRGQFYAVKSIIGTCVSSAATLALGRVLDYYLEQGQGYTGFLIIGIVSLSLTVVDAVLLASVRENPVKFTSKMRPADILRPVRDPAYRPLLFYCIIGGLTGGFASPFLSVYELRVLGLSHTFITSVGVVSAVVGMAGSWVWGRLADRTAWNCVIWLTAFLNLSCTLGWSFVRPSFAHLVAPVLIVVAAGCAGGASLASTNLQFALSPESGKTAYFGVTAAMSSIATCTSAAVGTAIQPMLEKSMGDSSISLLFFVAGIGGFANLIINGRKLPSVT, from the coding sequence ATGGGCTGGCTTTATCAGCTGTTTTTTCCTGCGCATACACCGACCGAAAATGAACTGGAAATGGGTCGCTACCGGATTATTGCCGAAGGCGCAGTGGCCGGCGTGATTTATGCCGTTGCCACCGGCAACTTTCTGGCCGGGTATTTGAGCAGCCTTGGGGCGTCCGTATCCTTATGCGCCGCAGCGGCCATGATACCGTCTTTCGGGTGCGTACTGCAGTTTATCTCGCCCTTTGTGTTTGAACGGATGCACCACCGCAAACTGGCTATATGGCTTATGTGCGTGGTGTTCCGGCTTTCGGTCAGCAGCATCCTGCTGATACCGCTGGCTCTGCCGGACCCCGGTCATGCCCGCGCTGTGGTGCTGGTGCTTTATACCATCGGCTTTTTCTCTGCGGGGCTTGTTACGCCGGGGCTGGAACACATGGTTTTGGGCATCGCCCCCCAAGGCGGGCGCGGTCAGTTCTACGCCGTCAAGAGCATTATCGGAACCTGCGTTTCCAGCGCGGCAACACTTGCACTTGGTCGCGTACTGGATTATTATCTGGAACAGGGGCAGGGCTATACCGGCTTTCTTATCATCGGTATTGTCAGCCTGTCGCTTACTGTGGTGGATGCCGTTCTGCTTGCTTCGGTAAGAGAGAACCCGGTAAAATTCACCTCCAAAATGCGCCCGGCGGATATTCTGCGCCCAGTGCGCGACCCTGCTTACCGTCCATTGCTTTTTTACTGCATCATCGGCGGGCTGACTGGCGGCTTTGCTTCTCCGTTCCTTTCCGTGTATGAGCTGCGGGTGCTGGGGCTCAGCCACACCTTCATCACATCGGTGGGTGTCGTGTCCGCTGTTGTGGGCATGGCAGGCAGCTGGGTGTGGGGGCGGCTGGCCGACCGCACTGCGTGGAACTGCGTTATTTGGCTTACTGCATTCCTGAATCTTTCCTGCACGCTGGGCTGGTCCTTTGTGCGCCCTTCCTTTGCACATTTGGTTGCGCCGGTTCTGATTGTCGTTGCGGCGGGCTGTGCAGGCGGCGCATCACTGGCAAGCACAAACCTGCAATTTGCATTGAGTCCTGAAAGCGGCAAAACCGCTTACTTTGGCGTAACGGCTGCCATGAGCAGCATTGCCACCTGCACATCGGCCGCAGTGGGAACCGCCATCCAGCCCATGCTGGAAAAATCTATGGGGGACAGCTCAATTTCGCTGCTGTTTTTTGTGGCAGGCATCGGCGGTTTTGCCAACCTGATTATAAATGGGCGAAAATTGCCCTCTGTAACATAA